One Acidobacteriota bacterium genomic window carries:
- a CDS encoding AbrB/MazE/SpoVT family DNA-binding domain-containing protein — translation MLAKLTSKNRLTLPKAVVDDFRGYEYFDVTKANGRIVLTPVRLNRADAVRAKLAELGMSEADVAEAVAWARRAP, via the coding sequence ATGCTTGCCAAGCTGACGTCCAAGAACCGGTTGACCCTTCCCAAAGCCGTGGTCGACGATTTCCGAGGCTACGAGTATTTCGATGTAACCAAGGCGAATGGCCGCATTGTGCTGACGCCCGTGCGCCTGAACCGTGCCGATGCAGTGCGGGCCAAGTTGGCTGAACTCGGCATGTCCGAGGCCGATGTGGCCGAGGCCGTGGCATGGGCTCGCCGGGCACCATGA
- a CDS encoding Gfo/Idh/MocA family oxidoreductase, producing MSMEHRPLGSFINRREFVKSGAAAGLGLAAGQRALAHQPSMETVRVGFVGVGGMGTGHIRNLVRIEGAAITAICDIREEHARRAAAMVQEAGQPAPRLYTRGERDFERLCAEGDLDLVYTATPWRWHVPVCIAAMKNGKHAATEVPAAVTLEECWQLVETSESTGRHCVMMENCCYDRVELMILNMVRKGLLGELLHAECGYLHDLRDIKFSDEGEGLWRLAHSVTRNGDLYPTHGLGPVAQCMNINRGNQFTRLVSMSSPSRGLNLFAEKKFGPDSTEARKRYALGDVVTTLIQTTAGQTIVVKHDTDSPRPYSRDVNVQGTRGLVRKYPEEKIYIEGRSPEHQWEPLSNYGPEFEHPLWKAMQEQSRGAGHGGMDYIEDYRLIQCLRRGTPLDMDVYDAAALSAVSPLSERSLASRNQPVHFPDFTRGGWKERQPLGIVTA from the coding sequence ATGAGCATGGAACACCGGCCCCTCGGCTCATTCATCAACCGGCGAGAATTCGTGAAATCAGGAGCCGCCGCCGGACTTGGCCTGGCGGCCGGCCAAAGGGCGCTGGCTCACCAACCCTCCATGGAAACGGTCCGGGTGGGATTCGTGGGCGTGGGCGGAATGGGGACCGGGCATATCCGGAACCTGGTCCGCATCGAGGGCGCGGCCATCACGGCCATCTGCGACATCCGGGAAGAGCATGCAAGGCGCGCTGCCGCCATGGTACAGGAGGCCGGGCAGCCGGCGCCCAGGCTCTATACCAGGGGCGAGCGCGATTTCGAGCGTCTGTGCGCCGAGGGAGACCTGGACCTGGTCTACACGGCCACGCCCTGGCGCTGGCACGTCCCCGTCTGCATCGCCGCCATGAAGAACGGCAAGCATGCGGCCACCGAAGTGCCGGCGGCGGTCACGCTGGAGGAGTGTTGGCAACTGGTGGAGACTTCAGAGAGTACCGGCAGGCATTGCGTGATGATGGAGAACTGCTGTTACGACCGGGTGGAGTTGATGATTCTGAACATGGTTCGCAAGGGGCTGCTGGGAGAGTTGCTCCACGCCGAGTGCGGTTATCTGCACGACCTGCGCGACATCAAGTTCAGCGACGAGGGAGAGGGTTTGTGGCGGCTGGCCCATTCGGTGACGCGCAATGGGGACCTCTATCCGACTCACGGGCTGGGGCCAGTGGCTCAGTGCATGAACATCAATCGCGGCAACCAGTTCACCCGCCTGGTTTCCATGAGCAGCCCCTCCCGGGGACTCAATCTGTTTGCGGAAAAGAAGTTCGGCCCGGACAGTACGGAAGCCCGAAAACGGTATGCGCTGGGGGACGTGGTCACCACCCTGATCCAGACCACCGCCGGACAAACTATCGTGGTCAAGCACGATACCGATTCCCCCAGGCCCTACAGCCGGGACGTCAACGTGCAGGGAACCCGGGGCCTGGTCCGCAAGTATCCCGAGGAGAAGATCTACATCGAGGGACGCTCCCCGGAGCACCAGTGGGAACCCCTTTCCAATTACGGCCCGGAGTTCGAGCACCCCTTGTGGAAGGCCATGCAAGAACAGTCCAGGGGAGCCGGCCACGGAGGCATGGACTACATCGAGGACTACCGTCTGATCCAGTGCCTGCGCCGGGGCACTCCCCTCGACATGGACGTATACGACGCCGCGGCGTTGAGCGCCGTGTCCCCTCTCAGCGAGCGCTCCCTCGCCAGCCGGAACCAACCGGTCCATTTCCCCGATTTCACCCGTGGCGGGTGGAAGGAGAGACAGCCCTTGGGCATCGTCACTGCCTGA
- a CDS encoding sialidase family protein, whose product MNINRAALLLSLGLLLNGCAAKQEVSQQEISHVDVFTSGQDGYHTYRIPAVETAADGSVLVFTEARKYNRHDPGTHGNDIDLVYKRSTDAGKTWSDMMVLDDPGERWASCNPVTLLDRTTKRVWLFHNRTRPDRSSASARVGTDDSQAWARYSQDNGLTWSEPMDLTGIARDVEHWGSSFFGPGGAIQNAAGRLIVPVSQTTGKGDGDDRSTPTTWTAFTIYSDDHGETWTRGQLVSSASSENQLVELADGNLLMDARQDKGPTRWIFLSSDGGQTWSSPRTGQVVPPIASGIERYSLASAGDDRNRILWTGPKGPGRQTLVLRVSYDEGRTFTNERVISEEKAAYSDITLLADRSIGVIWERGGYAFLTFTRFDLGFAE is encoded by the coding sequence ATGAACATTAACAGGGCAGCGCTGCTGCTGTCTCTCGGGCTCCTTTTAAATGGTTGCGCGGCCAAGCAGGAGGTCAGCCAACAAGAGATCAGCCACGTGGACGTATTCACCTCGGGCCAGGACGGCTACCACACCTACCGTATCCCAGCAGTAGAAACCGCTGCCGACGGATCGGTGCTGGTCTTTACCGAAGCTCGCAAGTACAACCGGCACGATCCCGGCACCCACGGCAATGACATCGATCTGGTCTACAAGCGCAGCACGGACGCCGGCAAGACCTGGTCGGACATGATGGTGCTGGACGATCCCGGGGAGCGCTGGGCCTCCTGCAATCCGGTCACCCTGCTGGATCGGACCACCAAGCGGGTGTGGCTGTTCCACAACCGGACTCGGCCGGACCGCAGCAGCGCGAGCGCCAGGGTCGGGACCGACGACTCCCAGGCCTGGGCACGCTACAGCCAGGACAACGGACTCACCTGGTCGGAGCCCATGGACCTTACCGGAATCGCCCGGGACGTCGAGCACTGGGGAAGCTCATTCTTCGGTCCGGGGGGCGCCATTCAGAACGCCGCGGGGCGCCTGATCGTTCCGGTTTCCCAGACGACCGGCAAGGGCGACGGCGACGACCGGTCCACTCCTACCACCTGGACGGCGTTCACCATCTACAGCGACGACCACGGAGAAACCTGGACTCGGGGCCAGTTGGTCTCCTCTGCCTCCAGCGAGAACCAACTGGTCGAGTTGGCCGACGGCAATCTCTTGATGGATGCCCGCCAGGACAAGGGTCCGACCCGGTGGATCTTCCTCAGCAGCGACGGCGGCCAGACCTGGTCTTCCCCCAGGACCGGGCAGGTGGTGCCACCCATCGCCTCGGGCATCGAGCGTTACTCGCTGGCGTCGGCCGGCGACGACCGCAACCGGATCCTCTGGACAGGACCCAAGGGCCCCGGGCGGCAGACGCTGGTTCTTCGGGTCAGCTACGACGAAGGCCGGACCTTTACCAACGAACGGGTGATTTCAGAAGAGAAGGCGGCCTACTCCGACATCACCCTGCTGGCTGACCGGAGCATCGGAGTCATCTGGGAGCGTGGCGGTTACGCCTTCCTGACGTTCACCCGCTTCGACCTGGGATTTGCCGAATAG
- a CDS encoding PQQ-dependent sugar dehydrogenase, with protein MRGTVLLAAMIWAVVGGATPAAAEEGSRKENGFRDSYATLKRTLWTTSRVKGSPDPPNPFRTEVAFPHLRFEQPLELTIAPGSDRLFVVERFGKIFSFEVDRETTEAELLIDLEKTTYGLAFHPRFQENGYFYVTYVLHPIKTLPKGTRISRFQVRPDNRFQADPDSETIIFEWPSGGHNGGCLRFGPDGYLYIATGDGSGIADELDTGQDVSDLLASILRIDVDRPDPGKKYGIPKDNPFVGRKGARPEIWAYGLRQIWKMNFDRETGNLWGGEVGQDLWEMIYLIQRGGNYGWSVQEGSHPFRPDRRLGPSPILKPVVEHGHADFRSITGGFVYRGERLPEIVGTYVYGDYDTGRIWGFRHDGDQVSEHRELVDTSFRIIDFGQTHQGALYVMDFIGGQIHRLVRSPAVHQPNQFPLRLSQTGLFSSVREHKPAPGLIPYSVNSELWSDAAVKERWIAIPGNSQVEFDTVEYPQPAPGAPLGWRFPDGTVIVKTFSLELEAGNPDSLHRVETRLLHQEALGGTEEVGDQYWKGYSYVWNEDQTDATLVGTRGLDRTYTVSDPEATGGKREQVWRFPSRAECTLCHTVPAKYVLGLNTLQMNKEHDYGWTTANQLEVLHRLGVFTEPLPKSPSELPRIYDHLDRNRSLDERARAYLHSNCAHCHQKWGGGNADFLLHATISLKETRTLDVTPGHGDFDIVDGRLLAPGDPDRSLILFRMTKLGLGRMPHIASNVVDREAVELIRDWISSLPAEAEVAANRP; from the coding sequence ATGCGTGGAACAGTCCTGCTTGCCGCAATGATTTGGGCGGTGGTCGGTGGTGCAACCCCGGCTGCCGCGGAGGAAGGGTCCAGGAAGGAAAACGGGTTTCGAGACTCCTACGCCACTCTCAAACGAACCCTGTGGACCACCTCTCGGGTCAAGGGATCTCCCGATCCTCCCAACCCCTTCCGCACCGAGGTGGCCTTCCCCCACCTGAGGTTCGAGCAGCCGCTGGAGTTGACCATCGCTCCCGGCAGCGATCGCCTGTTCGTGGTGGAGCGTTTCGGCAAGATTTTTTCTTTTGAAGTGGATCGAGAGACCACCGAGGCCGAGCTGCTGATCGACCTCGAGAAGACCACCTACGGGTTGGCGTTCCACCCCAGGTTCCAGGAAAACGGCTACTTCTACGTCACCTACGTGCTGCACCCCATCAAGACCCTCCCCAAGGGCACCCGGATTTCCCGCTTCCAGGTTCGTCCCGACAACCGCTTCCAGGCCGATCCCGACTCCGAAACCATCATCTTTGAATGGCCTTCCGGCGGACACAACGGGGGGTGTCTCCGGTTCGGCCCCGACGGCTATCTCTATATTGCCACGGGGGACGGCAGCGGCATCGCCGATGAGCTTGACACCGGACAGGATGTCTCCGACCTGCTGGCCTCCATTTTGAGGATCGACGTCGACCGCCCCGATCCGGGCAAGAAATACGGAATTCCCAAGGACAACCCCTTCGTGGGCCGGAAAGGGGCCCGTCCGGAGATCTGGGCTTACGGCCTGCGCCAGATCTGGAAGATGAACTTCGACCGCGAGACCGGAAATCTGTGGGGCGGGGAAGTGGGCCAGGACCTGTGGGAAATGATCTACCTGATCCAGCGGGGAGGCAACTACGGCTGGAGCGTCCAGGAGGGTAGCCACCCCTTCCGGCCCGATCGCCGCCTGGGGCCGTCGCCCATTCTGAAGCCCGTGGTCGAGCACGGACACGCCGATTTCCGTTCCATCACCGGAGGCTTTGTCTATCGCGGCGAACGGCTGCCGGAAATCGTCGGGACCTACGTCTACGGGGACTACGACACCGGACGGATCTGGGGCTTCCGGCATGACGGAGACCAGGTCAGCGAGCACCGGGAGCTGGTCGACACCTCCTTCCGCATCATCGATTTCGGACAGACCCACCAGGGCGCACTCTACGTGATGGACTTCATCGGCGGCCAGATTCATCGGCTGGTCCGCTCTCCGGCGGTGCACCAACCCAACCAGTTCCCCCTCCGGCTGAGCCAGACAGGGCTCTTCTCCTCGGTGCGGGAGCACAAGCCCGCCCCCGGCCTGATTCCCTACTCGGTGAACTCGGAGCTCTGGTCCGATGCCGCCGTCAAGGAGCGCTGGATCGCCATTCCCGGGAACTCCCAGGTGGAATTCGACACGGTGGAGTACCCGCAACCCGCGCCCGGCGCCCCGCTGGGCTGGCGTTTCCCCGACGGCACGGTGATCGTCAAGACCTTCTCCCTGGAGCTGGAGGCGGGAAACCCGGACAGCCTCCACCGGGTGGAGACCCGCCTGCTCCACCAGGAGGCTCTGGGGGGAACCGAGGAAGTGGGAGACCAGTACTGGAAGGGATACTCCTACGTCTGGAACGAGGACCAGACCGACGCCACCCTGGTGGGAACGCGGGGCCTGGACCGAACCTACACCGTTTCCGATCCGGAGGCCACGGGCGGAAAGCGCGAGCAGGTCTGGCGCTTTCCCAGCCGTGCCGAATGCACGCTCTGCCACACCGTGCCCGCCAAGTACGTCCTGGGCTTGAACACCCTGCAGATGAACAAGGAGCACGACTACGGATGGACCACGGCCAACCAGTTGGAGGTGCTGCACCGGTTGGGGGTGTTCACCGAGCCGTTGCCCAAGTCGCCGTCAGAGCTTCCCAGAATCTACGACCACCTAGACCGGAACCGATCTCTGGACGAGCGGGCCCGGGCCTACCTGCACTCCAATTGCGCCCACTGTCACCAGAAATGGGGAGGCGGCAACGCCGATTTTCTATTGCACGCAACCATCTCCCTGAAAGAGACCAGGACGTTGGACGTAACTCCCGGGCATGGAGATTTCGACATCGTCGACGGCCGCTTGCTGGCTCCGGGAGACCCGGATCGGTCCCTGATCCTCTTCCGCATGACCAAGCTGGGTCTGGGCCGCATGCCGCACATCGCCTCCAATGTGGTCGACCGGGAGGCCGTGGAGCTGATCCGGGATTGGATCTCCAGCCTGCCGGCTGAAGCCGAGGTCGCCGCCAACCGGCCCTGA
- a CDS encoding transmembrane 220 family protein — translation MASLYLLCLAVQYNDPDPWRWAGLYGLAVLCCCLAALGRVPRIMPLVLALGSLGWAGMLAARVSGAVPAWELLASFEMANLEVEETREMVGLLLVGLWMAVLTLSPGRRLPY, via the coding sequence ATGGCATCGCTGTATCTCCTTTGCCTGGCCGTCCAGTACAACGATCCCGACCCCTGGCGCTGGGCCGGACTCTACGGCCTGGCCGTCCTGTGCTGCTGCCTGGCCGCTCTGGGAAGGGTTCCCCGAATCATGCCCCTGGTGCTGGCCCTGGGGTCGCTGGGCTGGGCCGGGATGCTGGCTGCACGCGTGTCCGGTGCGGTGCCGGCCTGGGAACTCCTGGCCTCCTTCGAGATGGCGAACCTGGAGGTCGAGGAAACCCGGGAGATGGTCGGCCTGCTTCTGGTCGGACTGTGGATGGCCGTCCTGACCCTCTCCCCCGGACGCAGACTTCCGTACTGA
- a CDS encoding aldolase/citrate lyase family protein has translation MQNRMKALLREGKAVFSCTIRTPHPNLAEIAGLAGYECIMLDAEHGTISSDTLDAMILAVRATGATPIVRVPGVERTLVKQALDHGADGILFPHITSVEDARAAVSLCKYPPQGRRGAGPGRPIDYGLGDARAYLDQANDEVLVALMLEEPSAVEQLEAIAAVPGIDIFNMGPWDLSTAYGHPIETRHPLVLQALDKALEVGGRHGIHVGVSPESEEHVKQLYDQGARFFESVNLEGFVAERLVDYRRACQP, from the coding sequence ATGCAAAACCGAATGAAGGCCTTGCTGCGCGAGGGCAAGGCCGTATTTTCCTGCACCATTCGAACCCCGCATCCCAACCTGGCCGAGATCGCTGGTCTGGCAGGGTACGAGTGCATCATGCTGGATGCCGAGCACGGAACCATCAGCAGCGACACCCTGGACGCCATGATCCTGGCGGTGCGGGCCACCGGAGCCACTCCCATCGTACGGGTGCCGGGAGTGGAGCGGACCCTGGTCAAGCAGGCCCTGGACCACGGAGCCGACGGCATCCTCTTTCCCCACATCACCAGCGTCGAGGACGCCAGGGCGGCGGTATCGCTTTGCAAGTACCCCCCGCAGGGAAGGCGCGGCGCCGGGCCCGGACGCCCCATCGACTATGGGCTGGGGGATGCCCGCGCCTACCTCGATCAGGCCAACGATGAGGTCCTGGTGGCGCTCATGCTGGAGGAGCCGTCCGCCGTCGAGCAACTGGAGGCCATTGCAGCCGTTCCCGGCATCGATATCTTCAACATGGGTCCCTGGGATCTGTCCACCGCCTATGGACACCCCATCGAGACCCGCCATCCCCTGGTGCTGCAGGCCCTGGACAAGGCCCTGGAAGTCGGCGGGCGGCACGGCATCCATGTCGGCGTCTCGCCCGAGAGCGAAGAGCACGTCAAGCAGCTCTACGACCAGGGCGCCCGCTTCTTCGAGTCGGTCAACCTCGAGGGCTTCGTGGCGGAACGACTGGTCGACTATCGCCGGGCCTGCCAACCGTAG
- a CDS encoding SMP-30/gluconolactonase/LRE family protein → MKRVHRDSPLLVLLVCGVLISGLAGCTAGNGWRALNQEVIEEHNVKGRERDIPHTQVTPSLEAGKPVLSSELPVIQIAEGVQASVAWGEGVLMERLSMEAGSSYPEQALAEEVITLVEEGSATVTAGEETFELAKDSLLYLTPGSKRSLKAGENGLKAIEVFSPVRLDHLSLAGKAHGENTRVSFPDQGVTPSIEPNKVYNLNEIQWTGLTPPVKDKTYKRSAALSRLIWGKNVMLSWIRMDPNSNFPLHIHPEDQLMVTLRGSLEQGILDARHPINGKEQHTHLLPGGMVHSGHMGEHGADALDIFWPVRPDYISYAEKQNALYREVIDPGVKPVKLAEGFVFTEGPTWLKGNLYFSDMHFRADWSADVSKSRTIRMSPDGKWKAIAKGMQTNGTIASRRGHLLVCDMFGHRVIEMSRHNGRILRTVLSRVGGTRIDGPNDIVMDLKGGIYVTDPQFIPDAKKMPGTQVYYRDPKGKSKVVIPAGEYAMPNGVEISPDGKTFYVNNTWLQPGENFVWAYDVQEDGSLDNKRKFAMLNLGPDVLDAEEVKDRFNSQADGMAVDKDGRIYVATLSGAQIFDADGNYVGTIWCPQFPVSLTFGGENYDVLYMVGQSSVWSIQTKVKGFRFPAGLN, encoded by the coding sequence ATGAAGCGGGTACACCGAGATTCACCACTGTTGGTTCTGCTGGTTTGCGGGGTGCTGATTTCCGGCCTTGCCGGCTGCACCGCCGGAAACGGGTGGCGGGCCCTCAACCAGGAGGTCATCGAGGAGCACAACGTCAAGGGACGGGAGCGGGACATCCCCCATACCCAGGTTACGCCCAGCCTGGAGGCGGGCAAGCCCGTTCTCTCGTCTGAGCTTCCGGTGATACAGATCGCCGAAGGCGTCCAGGCCAGCGTGGCCTGGGGCGAGGGCGTTCTGATGGAGCGCCTCAGCATGGAGGCGGGCAGCAGCTATCCCGAGCAGGCGCTGGCTGAAGAGGTGATCACGCTGGTGGAAGAGGGCTCCGCGACCGTTACGGCCGGGGAGGAAACCTTCGAGTTGGCCAAGGACAGCCTGCTCTACCTGACGCCCGGCAGCAAGCGTTCTCTCAAGGCGGGCGAAAACGGACTCAAGGCCATCGAGGTCTTCTCTCCGGTTCGGCTGGACCACTTGAGCCTGGCCGGCAAAGCGCACGGCGAGAACACCCGGGTGTCCTTCCCCGACCAGGGCGTGACTCCGTCCATCGAGCCCAACAAGGTCTACAACCTCAACGAGATCCAGTGGACGGGCCTGACCCCGCCGGTTAAGGACAAGACCTACAAGCGCAGCGCGGCCCTCTCCCGGCTGATCTGGGGGAAGAACGTCATGCTGAGCTGGATTCGCATGGACCCCAACTCCAATTTCCCGCTCCACATCCACCCCGAGGATCAGCTGATGGTCACCCTGCGCGGTTCGCTGGAGCAGGGCATCCTGGATGCCCGCCATCCCATTAACGGCAAGGAGCAGCACACGCACCTGCTGCCGGGCGGGATGGTCCACTCGGGCCACATGGGAGAGCACGGAGCCGATGCCCTGGACATCTTCTGGCCGGTCCGCCCCGACTACATTTCCTACGCGGAGAAGCAGAACGCTCTCTACCGGGAAGTCATCGACCCGGGGGTCAAGCCCGTCAAGCTGGCCGAGGGATTCGTCTTTACCGAGGGTCCCACCTGGTTGAAGGGGAATCTCTATTTCTCCGACATGCACTTCCGAGCCGACTGGTCGGCCGATGTCAGCAAGAGTCGAACCATCCGCATGTCGCCCGACGGCAAATGGAAGGCGATCGCCAAGGGGATGCAGACCAATGGCACCATCGCCTCCAGGCGCGGGCATCTGCTGGTCTGCGACATGTTCGGCCATCGAGTCATCGAGATGAGTCGCCACAACGGCAGGATCCTCAGGACGGTGCTCTCCAGGGTCGGCGGCACCCGCATCGACGGTCCCAACGATATCGTGATGGATCTGAAAGGCGGCATCTACGTCACCGATCCCCAGTTCATCCCGGACGCCAAGAAGATGCCGGGGACCCAGGTCTACTACCGCGATCCCAAGGGCAAGAGCAAGGTGGTGATCCCGGCGGGCGAGTACGCCATGCCCAACGGAGTGGAGATCTCACCCGACGGCAAGACTTTCTACGTGAACAACACCTGGCTGCAGCCGGGCGAGAACTTCGTCTGGGCCTACGACGTCCAGGAGGACGGCTCCCTCGACAACAAGCGCAAGTTCGCCATGCTGAACCTGGGACCGGACGTGCTGGATGCCGAGGAAGTGAAGGACCGCTTCAACTCCCAGGCCGACGGCATGGCAGTGGACAAGGATGGCCGCATTTACGTGGCCACACTTTCCGGTGCCCAGATTTTCGACGCCGACGGCAACTACGTGGGAACCATCTGGTGCCCGCAGTTTCCCGTCAGCCTGACCTTCGGCGGCGAGAACTACGACGTGCTCTACATGGTGGGGCAGTCCTCGGTGTGGTCCATCCAGACCAAGGTGAAGGGATTCCGGTTCCCGGCGGGGTTGAATTGA
- a CDS encoding twin-arginine translocation signal domain-containing protein, with product MSRAPLPGLSRRNFLSAAPLAAAGGMAAAVPSRKRPRIAAVVSEYRRYSHAQHIVDRFLWGYGWGNRHHRPPMDVVSVYVDQTPKNTLIHDRLRRFPKMKMYPTIAEALTQGGSRLAVDGVLLIGEHGNYPKNEKGQTLYPRYEWFKEIVQVFRDSGRSVPVFNDKHLSWKWEWAKEMVDISRELDFAFLAGSSVPVTPRLPSIDMPLGVEIEEALCLAVGGMDGYDIHALEGLQCMVERRRGGETGAASIHGLKGDPVYQAMNAGSWQAGGWDPELFQACLCRSHSLTPSREGFNHVLPSLEEVPGLIPERAPVAYRFEYLDGLKGTILLMEGLVMDFTFAARLKGGEVISTQMFLPPREVCNFFNPQCHHVEQMFLTGKAGYPVERTLLTTGLTAAGVESVWQGQKRLETPHLNIRYQPTQESTFWRS from the coding sequence ATGTCCCGGGCGCCCTTACCTGGATTGTCTCGAAGGAACTTCCTTTCGGCCGCACCGCTGGCGGCCGCCGGAGGAATGGCCGCCGCTGTTCCCTCCCGAAAGAGGCCCCGCATCGCCGCGGTGGTCAGCGAATACCGCCGCTACTCTCACGCCCAGCACATCGTGGATCGATTCCTGTGGGGTTACGGTTGGGGCAACCGCCACCATCGCCCTCCCATGGACGTGGTCTCGGTGTATGTCGATCAAACTCCGAAAAACACCCTCATCCACGACCGCCTGCGGCGATTCCCGAAGATGAAGATGTATCCGACCATTGCCGAGGCCTTGACTCAGGGGGGGAGCCGGTTGGCCGTGGACGGTGTGCTGCTGATCGGCGAGCACGGCAACTATCCCAAGAACGAGAAGGGCCAGACGCTCTATCCCCGCTACGAGTGGTTCAAGGAAATCGTCCAGGTCTTCCGTGACAGCGGGAGGAGCGTCCCCGTGTTCAACGACAAGCACCTTTCCTGGAAGTGGGAATGGGCCAAGGAGATGGTGGACATCTCCAGGGAGTTGGATTTTGCCTTCCTGGCGGGCTCCTCGGTGCCGGTGACGCCCCGGCTGCCTTCCATCGACATGCCCCTGGGAGTGGAGATCGAGGAGGCGCTCTGCCTGGCCGTGGGAGGGATGGACGGATACGACATCCACGCCCTGGAAGGGCTGCAGTGCATGGTCGAGCGCCGGCGCGGGGGCGAAACCGGGGCGGCATCCATCCACGGCCTCAAGGGAGATCCCGTCTACCAGGCCATGAATGCCGGATCCTGGCAGGCGGGCGGGTGGGATCCGGAGCTGTTCCAGGCCTGCCTCTGCCGCAGCCACAGCCTGACTCCCAGCCGCGAGGGGTTCAACCACGTCCTGCCCAGCCTGGAGGAGGTCCCGGGGCTGATCCCTGAGCGCGCGCCGGTTGCCTATCGCTTCGAATATCTGGATGGCCTCAAGGGGACCATCCTGCTGATGGAGGGACTGGTGATGGACTTCACCTTCGCCGCCCGCCTCAAGGGGGGCGAGGTGATCTCCACCCAGATGTTTCTGCCGCCCCGGGAGGTCTGCAACTTCTTCAATCCGCAGTGTCATCACGTGGAGCAGATGTTCCTTACCGGGAAGGCCGGCTACCCGGTGGAGCGCACCCTGCTGACCACCGGTCTGACTGCGGCCGGCGTCGAATCCGTCTGGCAGGGGCAGAAGCGCCTGGAGACACCCCATCTGAACATCCGCTACCAACCGACTCAAGAGTCCACTTTCTGGAGGAGTTGA
- a CDS encoding glycosyltransferase family 9 protein, whose translation MVTLSDVSRILVIRYGRLGDLVLLIPALRALRQRFPSAHISALVDQRYAAVPEMCSAVDRVIASDRIGMRDSPWWSGALSALRSAHELRKAGYDLVIDFHGFRETNLLAWYSRAPWRIGLERNEPSYLPFCFNLDPVPEDQNLHVADRFDSLVEALGVSPGARDIQLEVPSENRTRAERFLREKGMNGFPCLIGMNLGASATDKMWPATRFAALADKLADRFDLGVILLCGPGEEALLRQAESSLRTDRYALAGQLGLKDLAAVIGRCHLLVSNDSGPMHFGPALGVPTLGLFSLSDPLHYRPLGDRSRVIRKVPVGDIEVQEVVEQVVEMLAPGFRLQRKE comes from the coding sequence ATGGTCACTCTCTCCGACGTATCCAGGATTCTGGTCATTCGCTACGGACGACTGGGAGACCTGGTCCTCCTGATCCCCGCCTTGCGGGCACTGCGTCAGCGGTTCCCCTCGGCCCACATTTCCGCCCTGGTGGACCAACGTTACGCCGCCGTTCCGGAGATGTGCTCCGCCGTCGACAGGGTGATTGCGTCGGACCGCATCGGCATGCGCGACAGCCCCTGGTGGTCGGGAGCGCTCAGCGCACTCCGCTCGGCCCATGAGCTTCGCAAAGCCGGCTACGACCTGGTGATCGATTTCCACGGTTTTCGGGAAACCAACCTGCTGGCCTGGTACAGCCGGGCCCCCTGGCGGATCGGCCTCGAGAGGAACGAGCCCTCCTACCTGCCCTTCTGCTTCAACCTGGACCCGGTGCCGGAAGACCAGAACCTGCACGTGGCCGATCGGTTCGATTCCCTGGTGGAAGCCTTGGGGGTGAGCCCCGGCGCCCGGGACATTCAGCTCGAGGTCCCTTCCGAAAACCGAACCAGGGCGGAACGATTCTTGCGAGAAAAGGGGATGAATGGATTCCCCTGCCTGATCGGAATGAACCTGGGCGCCAGCGCGACCGACAAGATGTGGCCCGCTACGCGCTTTGCCGCCCTGGCCGACAAGCTGGCCGACCGGTTCGACCTGGGTGTCATCCTGCTCTGCGGACCCGGGGAGGAGGCCCTTCTCAGGCAAGCCGAGTCGTCACTGAGAACCGACCGCTACGCCCTGGCCGGTCAACTTGGACTCAAGGACCTGGCCGCGGTGATCGGCCGCTGCCACCTGCTGGTAAGCAACGACTCCGGCCCCATGCACTTCGGCCCCGCCCTGGGCGTTCCCACCCTGGGCCTGTTCAGCCTGAGCGACCCCCTGCACTACCGGCCGCTAGGCGACCGCAGCCGCGTGATCAGAAAGGTCCCGGTAGGAGACATCGAGGTGCAGGAAGTCGTCGAGCAGGTCGTGGAGATGCTGGCGCCGGGCTTTCGCTTGCAAAGGAAAGAGTAG